The region TTGACTTAGTGAAACCAGAGCTTTGCCCTGTCATATTATATTGGGGCATGGCATCGATATTTGTTGGGATACAATTGATGGAAGGTACGAATTAGCTTGTTAGGTCTTCCCACTAGGTGTTAAAATGAAGCCGACTTACTgttttcttttttacattttcttctaTAAATTTGCTTTTACTGATTTCTTCTTTTTGGATGTTGTGAGATAAGTACGAAATGCTGGAATTGGGCTCTAAATTCCATGGCTTAACTATGATTGTGTGGGTTTGACAGGGGGGGGTATAGCAATGGTTTTTGGACAAAATAATTTTGACTAGGTGGCTAGCAGGGCCCATTTATTGAGAAGGTTGCTGTCATTATATACTAGCCAAAGAACATGcaagaaaaagaaattttgagaaGAGTTCTGGTTGTGTTCTACAGTTGGTTTCAACATCTTATAGTCCAGATATCTCACCATTCCAAGGATgtagagaattttttttaattataagtaGGATTTAACAAAAATGAAGTTCACATGATTAATGAAGATCttatgaaaatgtgtttttaatcACATGAAGTAGCCAAAAAGTAATTTGTTCTGTAAGAAATGAAGATAGACCGTGGGTGGAGAAGATGGAGCTACCTCAGCTTCAAAGTCCAAGCAATACGTCAACTAAATTTCATAAACTATGGATATTGacgatacataaataaataaataaaagggaaaaaatgaaCCTTTTTAGAGGAAAAAAAACATTCAGAAAAACAATGGAAAGCAAAACAAGAGTAGAACTCAAAGTTGTGAAAGAATGGAACAAACAATGTCATATGTGATTCTggatataatttaatataaaaaaaaaagaatgtggcAGCCATTGCATTGTCGCAATTTGCTAGATATGGACTGGTTGAAGAAACAGGACAGTGGTCCACTGGGTACCCTAGCATTGCCGCTATTGCTCCGATATAGATGCAACAGAAGATGCCCATGGATTTGACGACCCCATGAAAGCTAACAACACCCTCCTACATGGCCCTTTTGCTTCCGACTATTTCCCAAACAACTGCAACCGGAAAAAGGCCGTTGCTGGCTTATGCCCTTgcgccccccccccccccaagaTAATCATATAATACAAGATAATATTGTTATGAGGAGCAACATCTAGGACTCGTCCAAATACAGAGTTTCCAGAGAAAGGACCTTTCTTCGCAGCCAATGAATAGACATTTcattcgaatttaattattattagtaattaattatagAGAAAATTGAGCATATATTCCAGGTCTAAGGAaaattattttgactttagagaacaaaaaaaaaagaaggcatTTCTCTGCATTTTATTCATGGACTACAAAAAGAATAACCAACCTAACAGACTTAAATTTTGAGGGGCAGTGGAAATATGCCTACATTCCTCCTCGGTAAGAATTAATTTGGACTTAGAAACAAAATTTACAAAAGTTACTTGGTAACCCAAATTCTCCTGTCAAGGACGGAAAATACTCGGGCCTTACAGAGAATCATTGCAACAGCAAATTGCCTCCAGTTTTGGAGGCCTGCACAaagaaagaataataaaaatggtcCTAAGCTTTGGTTAATCTTCGCTGCATCTCCCTAAACCAATCATTTGGAGTTTCGAGTGTTGTTAGATCTCCATTAGCTAAGTCAGATTTCTCCTCGGTTTCTGTGAATCTATAACTTCAGTTCAATCTTTTTTCCCAACCTACACATGTTGGGCCCCTGACTTTAAGGCGCTTTGGCCCAACGCTCTTTCCAAACTCCTGCTGGAACCACCTCTCATCTCTGTGCTGCTCTCGCTGCCTGCTCATCGCTTCCTCATTGCCCGACTTCTTATACTTGATGGAGATGGGAAGTCTGCCCTTCATACCATTTTCTGGATCAATATTATGAGTTGGTTCATCAATTCTGCAGCCTTCAGATGGCAATGATTTCCCACATTTTCCTTCATGTTGGTGTTTCTTTAGTCGTTTAAGCCCCTGTCAGTGTTCATATATGAACAAAAGTACGAGGAAAAAACATCAAGAGTCCCACAAACAAGATGGAAGGCCCAAAGATTAATAAGAAAGCCACTGGTGATTGCAAATCACAACATGATAGCACTGAAGTCAATTACAAGACACACACTACAATAGTGGAAAATTTATGGATAGCTGTAACTAATTAAATACTGAATAAAAAGATAGCATCTTAGTTTCGACACTGAAAACGCAACTTAAATGTCCACGGGCAAATTACCACTCAATTATAAGTCAAAGCTAAAGCTAAAGCTAAGATAATGTCTGTTATAGTCAAACAACTTATAGTACTTGGATGAAGAAACTAACGTAAATAAGATCTCAGCCTTTGACTAATAAATAGTAGTAaaatctctttttccttttttagttcttttttcaTATGAATTCAAGTTTGcaatataacttagggatatAACTTcggaaagctattattgtacctGATGGTCAGACTTCTTTGATGACATGCTGTCATTCCCACTTCTTTTCTCAACCTTCGAACGTCGTTTAACCCTAAATACCTCTGAATCGGAATTATCACTGTCTCGGTCCACTACAGACCTACTCACTGGTTCATGAACACATGTATTACCGCTGTATTGATTAATACCAGGACAATCTTCATGTGAAAAACAGGATACAGACAATTTGTATGTAGTTCGCGAGACCTCTTCAGAGAACCGTTTATCAGTAGTGTTTCCTAGATTACCTAGCCCCTGTACCTGCTTTGAGATATGCAAATACCAAACGGCACTTAGTGAAGGCAGCAGCTCAAGTAGAATAGAGATACAAACATTACATAAGCATGAGGCAACCTAACAAGTGTAGATACTACTAAGGAAGAGAGCCGGATCTTACATTTTTGGTTGAGGACCCAACCTGCTCCGCCAAAGAACAGAGAGTTGATGCAGCAAAAGAGAGAGCATCCGCCGCTTCAGGTCGACAACTTGGAATATCAAGGCTAATTGAAGGCTGTTTATGTTCTAGTGGTTGACCCACAGTTGAAGTTGTTACACTCAACACTACATTAATCTCACAGTATGGAAAGAATCCATCCTCAAGATCGGACTGTGAATTATTTGACAGTGGATATGAATACAAATCATCACCATTTTCAGTTTGTCGCTCAATCTCTTTTGATATGGTATCTTCTTGCTCAAACTTCTTGGCAGCAGCTTCCATCTCTGCAACATCATCCCTCAAGAAAAGACCACGATAGCTCCCACAGGGGAAGTCAAGTGACTTAATATCTGCAACAGCCAATCAGGCTCATTGACAATCACATATCAAAaggaaaatttaccaaaataaagcAGGTTCAGAGGATTACCATGTCTAAGGCAAACAGGATGAGAGCAACAGCTGCAGTTAACAAAAGCAACATAACAGTCACGTTTACATAAAGTGCACACTATAGTTCTATAATAATATGGAGATACACTGGTGCATGCCCTCGACTTCATGACAGACCAACGCGCCCGATGCAGGAAACGAATCAGCTTTACAAATGAAACCTTAATGCAATAATGAGAGGCCAAGTCTGCAGGCAAATAGTCCAAATCATCCAGTTCTAAACTTGTGTAAAGAAGCATTGCTTCCTTGCACAAAAGTTCTTCATGAGGAAGGAGAGGCACTCTGTTGAGATGGGCATATCGCAAGCTAGCTACAGCCCCCAAAGGAAACCAATCACCAATAGCAAAGTTCACAGCCTCACCACAGTTGAAACCTAAATGATTATAATTAGAAACGTATGCATTTCAGTGAGAGCAGTGTAAAGACAACTTTAAAAAACATGGCTTACCATGACTAAATCCAGCATGATATGCACTTGGAAAGGTAATTACAAACTCTCCAGGCTGCTGCACAGCCTTGTAGACAGGGACCTCATGTTCCAACAAAATATTTGGGGGGAATAGAGTTGTTTTACCCAAAAGCACATCAAAAGCTCCATCTTCACCATCCACAGATAGGATATCATTAGTGTACACATGTTCCTTGACAACCTTCTCAAATTTTGAAGCAGCATGACTGGGTATCCCATACCAAGTTTTTGAAGCCCCACAGTGATGATAATTAATGCTGCCACAAAAGAAGAAAAGGATTAACTACAGAATATTAAGTAATTAACTGGAAAGTAATTACAGATTATTAGTACAGAAGATGTTTACCTATACAAATAATGATCTTCCACATGCCAAGCAAACATGCTAAATAGCATTCCTATGTAAAGCATGGGATCAGATACCCCCTGAAACAAAGTTCAATAAAATAGGACCATACATGTCAGATCAGCTTACAGAGTGCCAAAGTTGATAAGGAAATTTTGATCATTTCATTACCGGAATTGCCGTTTCAAGAAGACGCAAAGTGGACTTTGGCAGCCGTGACAGATTctgaaatcaaaagaaaagaaacatatAGAAACCAATTCAACCAGAATTCAGTACACGGATAGAGCCAATCATAGAGCATTAGAAACAAATATGGCTTCCTCAATTCCCCTATATCTCTCTATCCAAATCAACCTTGAAGTCATTAAGTTTCAAGAGATTCTGGGAATGCTACATCCATACTTTATCCAAATAgaacatataaataataatataaacagtTACTTTCCCTGGTACAATAAACCTTAACAATTTTGGGATTGAATGTATTGACCTTGTTGAACCCTCAATGGAACCACCACGCAGGAGGCACCAATCAAGATTTACCAAATCAAGCATGTAGATGCTGTTGGATAATTACTTCCCTACGACAGCAGATTCTCTAAAGCCCCAGACATGATTTATACCCCTACCATAATGACTGTAAGGCTGTCATAATCTATCTCTAAGACCACATATCAAGGCATAAGATCATTTTAATAGGATGGAGTCTCCTAGgcttattttttaaaaccacatCTGAACTTCCACTTATTCTGGACAGTCAACTAAAATCAACAAGTCTTACTAACAGGAGAATCTTTTTGGCAAAATTCTTTTGACAAGAAAAAGAAGCCATGGTTCTTCGTAGTACAAGAATGCATGAGTATAACTTGTAAACCAAACCACCACCGGGTCTTCtatttcatgccaaaatgtataaATGTCAAGAGTTGTTACACTTTATGAGGCAGAGTTGAGAAAGGATCAAAAAGGAGGATGGAAGACCAGTCTCTTAACCATGAATCTACAATAAAACACACTGACATTCAATAAATGACCTAAGAATGAGATCAACCAGGCTACACAACAAATGACACTTGTACAATAATAGTAAAAGTAAGCAAACAGACCTTTACAAGATAACATTTAAAAAACAGAAAACTAAAAGGATAATAGTAATGAATTGAACACCTTCAAATTCCATTTGCTAGTTCCAAGTGGATCATTGGGAGAAGAAGAAAAGGCACTACCCTCAACATCACAAGCATATTCAACACTTTCTGTCTTCCCACAAGCAATTTCATGCCAAAATTCTTTTTCCAAGTATGTTGCAGGAAGACAACCAGCACTATAATATCTACGAGTAAACACCTTGTTCGCCATTTTCTCAAACTCACGAAATGTATAATTTCTGAAAAGTCACGTTCACATTCAGAACCAGAAAATGCTCAGGCACAAAATAACATCTATTTCTAGTAAGAAAGCTCACCTTCCACTCATGAAAAAGGTGACTCTATCATCATTATTCCACTCCGAAAGACGAAGAGGCTGTACCCTAGTTGTAAACTTGAACCCTAGTTTCTCCTTCATCAATACAACTCCAGCAGGAACAGCAGCACTTAAAGGTGAAACAATCTTGCATATTCCTACAATGTAAGGAGCAAGTATACAAAATGATTCagcatttatttattaaaaagagGCATTTTCTAGAAGACTACCTTCAATATTCAAACATGTATATCCCTTCTTCAGTTAGTTTTTGAATAGTATCATCAGACAGGAATAAAAGTACTAGGTGTAATGTAGCTATTTTGAGAGACCAATTTCTCTGTGCTAGTTTGTCAACATAATAACATATCTTCCATAAATACTATTGACACATTTGGCCCTgataattaatcaaaatagatCAATTTGTGCATGACATGAAAACCGAAACATATTATTGCAACTAAATGAAAACCTTTTATAATAGATGTGTAGCAGCGAAAGGCAATTAGTACCAAAAAGATGAAACAGCAATGGAAGCATTTTTTATTTCTACTACAGATCTCTAGTCTTCCCAACATAAATTCATTCAGTCCCTAGATATACAATATTTTACAAATGCGTACGAAATAAAACATAGATATCAAACCATCATATTTCTCTATTTCTCCTTTTCATTTAGATTatattttctattactttagcCTTGGGCTGGAGACGGGAACAGGGGTTGGTATTGAGGTTTGGAGATGGAAAAGTATAGAAATTGTTAAAGAAAAAAGCTAATAGCACAAGGTGCTACCATATCTTGAAGCTTCAGGAGCAATTTTCTGCAGATAAACCAAAGGATCTTCAAACTCTTCCTTTGTAGGGAAATATACCGGACATTCTGGAATTTTCTCAGTCCATTCTAGATCGTTAATGTCAAACTTATCAACCTTGTGCTTCGCAAAGGTGCCCTCACTTGATGCACCATTTGACCTAGAAAATGACTCTGCACTCCCTTGTAACCTCATTCCACGTGATGCTGAAACTCTCAAAGCATCTCCTCCACTTCTAGCCATCATGTTTGTGACACAATAAGTCCTAGAGACAGTTTCTGATTTTACTCGTTGAAGCCTTTTGCGCTTCAACAACTCTAGCCCATTTACCTCTTTGGACAAAGACACTCTTCCTTCCACCTACCAAAAGAATTAgagaaacaaattaagaaatcaTATACCAGCATAGAAAATTAACAACAATACAAAAGCAGCTTCAACATTCCACACATACAAAGTTGAATACTTCTACTTTCTAATTGCATTAGCATCTAATTGCTATCCATGTGACCTCCATTTGTGTCCACGGCTGCAATGTTCATAACATATATTAAATGCATATAGCCAACACCAGCAGTTAGAAATTTTTCAATAAGTTGTAGCTATATTTAGTTAAAACTCTGCAGCAGATTAACTACTATCAGCTTGACCCATGAAAAGCTTAGATTTCAATAGAGCTCTTAGCAGAACAAATTTTCTCAATACTCCTGCCAATTTGTTTGAACCACTGCCAaagtaattagaaaataaaaacatattctaGTCAAGACATTTAAAGATCTCCACGGAACAGAGTAGTAAATCAGGCAACATAATTACGATGCCaaacattatataaaaagaaACAACAACACAGAACAAAGACAGTGAGAAAGAATCTGCAGCCGTGTTTCAATCACCTTAACTAGACTAGGCTGTCCATCTAGAAATTGTTCTAAATGGGAAACCATGTTCGTTAAGGAATGACACTGTCAAAAGGATAAATTAAGAAACATGCGTAACCATTTATAACCACGACTGAGAATGTGAAAACAAAAGGCCGACATCAATCTGAACCGTGATACTTTCAAAAGCATGCAGAAGACAGTTTGCTGAATCCAAATCAAGTCAACGGCCCAAGGTTAAACTTACACCTAAAAAAACGAGTCAAAGGCCTATGACCAGTTGAATTAATCATGCATATACACGGTATTACCAGATCAACATTTAAaccaaaatagtaataataaagttaaaacattaaaaatttaattttatccaCAAAATTTGAAAACGTTGTCAAAATAAACTCTACCTTAAAGATTCAACAAAGAGACGTGTAAATTATTTGATTAATAGAACAATGCAGCATCTATCATAATCATCTCCTCGCAGAAGCCCTCGATAGAAACATCGGAAATAGAGTCCGTACTTTTAGTTGTAACTCTAAAATGAatgataaaagtaaaatgttaagcAATGTGTCTGCTACAAAATGCATGAAGAACTATGTTGATTGCATGAAGTTTCCATTGATCCAAATCTTTTCTCTAgacttcaaaaattaaatttctattttatttcaaaagatATAGAACAAATCTAGGAAGcggaaattttgtgaaaaataaacgatttaagaaaaaaaaattagaacaatGCTTGAGATCCGTACAACGACTGTGTATATAAAACCGTGAAAAAtcgattaaagaaagaaaaacagaaaGACTTCAACAGggaattgaagtaccatctcatTCTGCAATGATTCTTTGTACGCCGCCGTTTGGTCGCAATTCACCAACCGAAACAACTCAGAGAACAAGGAAAAAGAAGGCGCAAAATCCGCAAATACCAAACCTAGACCACGATCTTCACCATTTGCTATCAAACTAAAGCATTAAGCATCAACCAAACTCGCCACATTCTCACGACGCGCGGACGGATACAGACTCGGAGATCCAAATCCGAGCCACGGGAACAAATgcttaaaatatcataataaattAGCAATAGTAGAGAGATCAGTAGATTCCGGCGAATCAGAGACTTCCTTCGCTGGGGAAAAGAGCTGTTTCCCGACGGAGAGAGGAGGTTTTCCGACGAAAGGTATGAGAGAGAAACAGTAAATGAGAAatggaaagagaaagagaaaaagcaaaaGGGAAGGCTTAGAAAAAGCGGAAAAAAGCCAACAGAGGATAATTTATACGTTTTATACCCAAATATTATGCgggaaaaaagaggaaaaatttTACGAAAAGAAAATGAGTAATGAGGACTTGTGAAGGGAGGAGGTGGTTGTTAGGTTGTTAAACCAAACGCCTTGCCAGCCCCAAACGCATTGGTAAacacattaataaaattttaattttaatttttatgttttaacagAGGCTGTGTTATCCAATACTTTTCTGGTCCCTGTTCTGTTTCGGTCAGAGAAAAGAAAGAGTCGGAACTGGAAGGATTACATTTTGACGCTTACTTAACCGCATTATCTAAACTTGCATATTAATCATATCACACCGTCCATTGGACTTAATCACCGATGTTTAACGGTCAACAAGTAACGAACTCCGTGGATTCCGCATTCTAGCTAGCACGTACATGTTGCTTCAAATAGCTGAGTTGTACAATAACAGCGTCACCTACCTTCAAGTTAGTTAGGCTACCATGGGAAAAGACAATCTTCTCCCTCTGCCTCTTTCCGCGAGGTGGTATTGTTATAGGATGCCATTACTGGTAcgagggaaaaaataaaaataaaaataactatccgttgtttttttattttgaataaattgattcctttaaaatatatataaatttaattatattaatttcaaaattaaataactaatgaCAATTAACCGAGACTCTAATATTTTATATCAGTTATACATCATTTTGATCGGTATGATAATAATTTTAGctattaacatttatatattttgtataaatgttacgtgctaaatttgttaaatcaagacAAAAATAACATAATGCGTAAATATTacggattaatttgttaaattaagatcaATTTGACACAgtaaattttgagaaataaaattttcattataccaATAAAAACATGTACAATTAACGAAAAAACATTGTGATTAATTATATTGAGTTGCTTGCACTAGAaattaataatgattaaattgcaacGGGGCTGAtttgctcaatttcaaaattgagagaGATTAAAGAGatctttttactttaaaaataacatttaatattgattgagtttgtatTATCTATTAACCAGATCCCAACTCagttgtaaaattatcaaaaacttttATAAAgcaatggattttttttaaagtaattttattttttcaaaaaaaaattttaaatcaaagcCATTTtgattgttatataattttttttataaatttattacatatatgTTTAAATCATATCATAAGTTTATTATaatctaatttattaaaaaattgttgttttacccatttctaataaattttatataatttataaggATTGTGTTTATGTTTACTGTGtattgatttgtaaaatattttaatttattaatgtgtCATTTGGTTATTAGTACAACTATACGAGGAAAGAgcttatttatattatattagatATAGAATCAATAATTGTCCGTGAAACTAGAAATATGAGTAAAAGGTCttataaaaattaagattttttttttaaaataagcaaaaatctcccttttattttcacaaaaCAAGTAATATGAATAGCTAAAAATTActaattgaaattaatttatcaataacttatatattaaaacataGTGAATGAATAATACTCTTATCAACTTAACAAaagtatttgaaatttttaaatatttatatttgtaataaaatagatttttttataatgtatctcattgaataaattatatattacgCAATAATGTTTAAAAGTGTGGATAAATCTTGAATATCTTACATACAAATATAATGCAAAtatcaaaatgaaaataataatatactaaGAATTCTATCACACGCGTATATTTATAGAGATTATGTATTTagaataacatacaataaataatgaaacgtatggtttgaaactaattaataataacaaattaaatatttacaataaaagta is a window of Gossypium hirsutum isolate 1008001.06 chromosome D08, Gossypium_hirsutum_v2.1, whole genome shotgun sequence DNA encoding:
- the LOC107944818 gene encoding lysine-specific demethylase JMJ706 isoform X2; translated protein: MVEGRVSLSKEVNGLELLKRKRLQRVKSETVSRTYCVTNMMARSGGDALRVSASRGMRLQGSAESFSRSNGASSEGTFAKHKVDKFDINDLEWTEKIPECPVYFPTKEEFEDPLVYLQKIAPEASRYGICKIVSPLSAAVPAGVVLMKEKLGFKFTTRVQPLRLSEWNNDDRVTFFMSGRNYTFREFEKMANKVFTRRYYSAGCLPATYLEKEFWHEIACGKTESVEYACDVEGSAFSSSPNDPLGTSKWNLKNLSRLPKSTLRLLETAIPGVSDPMLYIGMLFSMFAWHVEDHYLYSINYHHCGASKTWYGIPSHAASKFEKVVKEHVYTNDILSVDGEDGAFDVLLGKTTLFPPNILLEHEVPVYKAVQQPGEFVITFPSAYHAGFSHGFNCGEAVNFAIGDWFPLGAVASLRYAHLNRVPLLPHEELLCKEAMLLYTSLELDDLDYLPADLASHYCIKVSFVKLIRFLHRARWSVMKSRACTSVSPYYYRTIVCTLCKRDCYVAFVNCSCCSHPVCLRHDIKSLDFPCGSYRGLFLRDDVAEMEAAAKKFEQEDTISKEIERQTENGDDLYSYPLSNNSQSDLEDGFFPYCEINVVLSVTTSTVGQPLEHKQPSISLDIPSCRPEAADALSFAASTLCSLAEQVGSSTKNVQGLGNLGNTTDKRFSEEVSRTTYKLSVSCFSHEDCPGINQYSGNTCVHEPVSRSVVDRDSDNSDSEVFRVKRRSKVEKRSGNDSMSSKKSDHQGLKRLKKHQHEGKCGKSLPSEGCRIDEPTHNIDPENGMKGRLPISIKYKKSGNEEAMSRQREQHRDERWFQQEFGKSVGPKRLKVRGPTCVGWEKRLN
- the LOC107944818 gene encoding lysine-specific demethylase JMJ706 isoform X3 is translated as MMARSGGDALRVSASRGMRLQGSAESFSRSNGASSEGTFAKHKVDKFDINDLEWTEKIPECPVYFPTKEEFEDPLVYLQKIAPEASRYGICKIVSPLSAAVPAGVVLMKEKLGFKFTTRVQPLRLSEWNNDDRVTFFMSGRNYTFREFEKMANKVFTRRYYSAGCLPATYLEKEFWHEIACGKTESVEYACDVEGSAFSSSPNDPLGTSKWNLKNLSRLPKSTLRLLETAIPGVSDPMLYIGMLFSMFAWHVEDHYLYSINYHHCGASKTWYGIPSHAASKFEKVVKEHVYTNDILSVDGEDGAFDVLLGKTTLFPPNILLEHEVPVYKAVQQPGEFVITFPSAYHAGFSHGFNCGEAVNFAIGDWFPLGAVASLRYAHLNRVPLLPHEELLCKEAMLLYTSLELDDLDYLPADLASHYCIKVSFVKLIRFLHRARWSVMKSRACTSVSPYYYRTIVCTLCKRDCYVAFVNCSCCSHPVCLRHDIKSLDFPCGSYRGLFLRDDVAEMEAAAKKFEQEDTISKEIERQTENGDDLYSYPLSNNSQSDLEDGFFPYCEINVVLSVTTSTVGQPLEHKQPSISLDIPSCRPEAADALSFAASTLCSLAEQVGSSTKNQVQGLGNLGNTTDKRFSEEVSRTTYKLSVSCFSHEDCPGINQYSGNTCVHEPVSRSVVDRDSDNSDSEVFRVKRRSKVEKRSGNDSMSSKKSDHQGLKRLKKHQHEGKCGKSLPSEGCRIDEPTHNIDPENGMKGRLPISIKYKKSGNEEAMSRQREQHRDERWFQQEFGKSVGPKRLKVRGPTCVGWEKRLN
- the LOC107944818 gene encoding lysine-specific demethylase JMJ706 isoform X1 — translated: MVEGRVSLSKEVNGLELLKRKRLQRVKSETVSRTYCVTNMMARSGGDALRVSASRGMRLQGSAESFSRSNGASSEGTFAKHKVDKFDINDLEWTEKIPECPVYFPTKEEFEDPLVYLQKIAPEASRYGICKIVSPLSAAVPAGVVLMKEKLGFKFTTRVQPLRLSEWNNDDRVTFFMSGRNYTFREFEKMANKVFTRRYYSAGCLPATYLEKEFWHEIACGKTESVEYACDVEGSAFSSSPNDPLGTSKWNLKNLSRLPKSTLRLLETAIPGVSDPMLYIGMLFSMFAWHVEDHYLYSINYHHCGASKTWYGIPSHAASKFEKVVKEHVYTNDILSVDGEDGAFDVLLGKTTLFPPNILLEHEVPVYKAVQQPGEFVITFPSAYHAGFSHGFNCGEAVNFAIGDWFPLGAVASLRYAHLNRVPLLPHEELLCKEAMLLYTSLELDDLDYLPADLASHYCIKVSFVKLIRFLHRARWSVMKSRACTSVSPYYYRTIVCTLCKRDCYVAFVNCSCCSHPVCLRHDIKSLDFPCGSYRGLFLRDDVAEMEAAAKKFEQEDTISKEIERQTENGDDLYSYPLSNNSQSDLEDGFFPYCEINVVLSVTTSTVGQPLEHKQPSISLDIPSCRPEAADALSFAASTLCSLAEQVGSSTKNQVQGLGNLGNTTDKRFSEEVSRTTYKLSVSCFSHEDCPGINQYSGNTCVHEPVSRSVVDRDSDNSDSEVFRVKRRSKVEKRSGNDSMSSKKSDHQGLKRLKKHQHEGKCGKSLPSEGCRIDEPTHNIDPENGMKGRLPISIKYKKSGNEEAMSRQREQHRDERWFQQEFGKSVGPKRLKVRGPTCVGWEKRLN